The following is a genomic window from Falco cherrug isolate bFalChe1 chromosome 9, bFalChe1.pri, whole genome shotgun sequence.
TATTTTTGGTATACTGCTTCCTTTTATTGCATCTCCTGTCTCCACCAAGAGAGCTATTCAGGATAACAGTTAAACAAGAAAAGGGTTATTTTAGATTCTTCTGGGGGTAAACTTTGACTGGATGCTACCAGCCAGCAATCTTCTCTTGGCAAAGGATGAGGTGTTGAGTGTGAAAACCTTGTCTCAGAAACCAGTGTGATACATTTAGGAAAATGGATTGGCTTTGAACTaatgctggatttttttcaaatgaaatttatgttctgaagatatttttttttttaattaaaaaatcaccTTTGCCATCTTTCATGACAAACTGCAAGTAGAGCTCCAAAAGCCTGGAGTACTTGCTCTTCTGAGCAGCTGTGTATGAATTGTTTCAGAAAGCACAAACCAGAATGCTATTTTAAACTTTTGCCCTGTGGGGCTTAAACAAGCAGTTTAATCAGTGGTGCAATAAGGTGGACAAATCACATTGTGATATATATGATAAAGTTATAGAAGTAATAAGAGAAATTATTATGTGACTCctgaagcttttatttctgtattatggGAAACAAAACCTAACGGTCTGGAACTGGTGTTAGATTAAGTCCTGTAGAAGTACCTCCAtgttggaaaaaagcaaatgtatatTCAGTCCTGCAAAACTCTAAAAATGTGCATTTACAACATATCATGTACTACTGAATAAAGAGTGTAAGATGGAAAGAATTCGCAATGAAATTGAAATAGCACAACCATATGGCAAACTGTATGGAAATGTGACACTTGTTTCTCTTATTAATGGGTTTTCTACATACACAATTTTGCTTCAGGCTAAAACCATACAGGCCTGACAAGTTAAAGTGCAGGGAAAGCGTAAGCTGCTAGCAGTGTTAAAGTTGAAACCATGTATATGgctgtgtgtgttttcagatgCACATTGCTGAAATCTACTTGTTTTGAACTGCTGGAGCAGGTTACCAGCTATCAAATCTGAAACGATACCTACTGTAACAGGCATTAAGAGCGGCCTCTTTGGCTACAGCTCTATATTCTAATGagttttagaaacaaaaaaaaaaaaggggggggggggcaggagggttATTAAAGACAAATGCTGTTTTGTATGCCAAGTCATATCACAGTGGTATTTCATTGAAGATGGGTACACATTATACAATAATTTGGTGACAAAAACTTGCATATGCAGTGCCAGTGATGTCCTAATAGAGCTTCTGCTCTTGGCAGTAAGCTTctgtgtgctggggtgggaaaACCAACAGGAAACATGGCACTGCACAATATCCTACGCAGTGTTTGACATTATCTGTTGAAATTTAGCCCTTTATAGAACATACTCCCTTTTTGTCCCTGACATCTTCCATTTGAGCTTTGCATCTGCAGGAAAGTCTCAAACTTGTTTGACATAGTAGAATTGAAATATGACCAACACGGATGTTAGATACAGTCTATTTTATAGTTCATTTGTgctaaacctttttttttttcccccctcctctttctGTTCACCTGAAGGtaaatttgaagaaaaggaagacagtgTTCCCAAACTTGAACAGTTGAACAGCTTGGGTTGTATGACTAACATGAATTTGGTActaacaaaacagaatttactTCATATGGAGTTGTTGTTGCTAGAAACATTTCAGTGGAATTTGTGCCTCCCAACTGCTGCTCATTTCATCGACTATTATCTTTCTATTGCTGTCCATGAGACCGATCTTCATGATGGCTGGCCAATGGTTTGCTTAGAGAAGACTAAGTTATATATGGCAAAATATGCTGATTACTTTCTGGAAGTCTCACTGCAAGGTGAGTTACGTATTTCAGGTAATGACTCCTCTGCTGTCTTGACAGACAGTGTCCAACTTAAATGAATCTTGTCCTTATTCCTTCTTTCTAGatcatgcatttttaaattacgCTCCTTCTTTAGTTGCTACTGCTTGTGTAGCTTCTTCAAGGATTATCTTGCGTCTCTCACCGACATGGCCTACCCGACTCCATCATCTTACTGCATATTCCTGGGATTTCCTGGTGCCATGTATTGAGCGACTATTAATGTAAgttaacagcagcagcttttttaaaGCCCATTTCCACATCTGTTGGCACGCCTAATTGCTGTTAGCACTGAaagtaaatttcttttttaatttcagtttttctattCTAAAAATACTTAGGTGTTGGTAGTATTATTAGGTaataactgttttttttctttccaaaaaagaaaaccttactAGACCTAACTTCTTCCCTGTTCTTTCAACAAACAAACTTCGGCCTTGCATTTCCACTGAAGATCTTCTGGTATGCTTTGAGAATCTGTGAAATAGTTTGTTCCCAATCTCTATAGTCTGAGGGAGCAAAAAGAGTTAGTGAAGAGTACTGAAGGCATAGGAGCTCCTTCTTACTCTGAAGACTCTATGCCTTGGAACTTCAAGGGATTATGGATCAAATGGATTATGGATCAAAGATGCAGACTTTTTGAGTGGCCAACTTTTGTGGGGAGGAAACGACCAGGAAGTTGTATCTATTTTTGCTGTATCCATTTTTGCACTGCAGCGGAGAGAGACAGCTGACATGAAATAAACATGCCAAGGAATGCCAAGTGAGCCTTCTGGGAAGGGATGTTACACAATCGgttcttttattctgtttagaTCTTAAGATCAAAACCTATGCCCACCATAACTGCTTTCCTCCTACAGAAGTTTGCTCTTGCCCAGATGTAACACAGTTGTGTTCTGTAGAAGCACAGGAACAGCTGTATCTGGAAGAATCACATCTTCCTTATAAGTGCGACATTATCCCCCTGATGATGGCCTCTTTTGGCTTCACTAATACGTGTAATGAAAGGAATAGTACCTAAAGCATTCAAGTGCTGTTGCAGAAGTGTTTTCAGTATTGCTCTGGAAtggcagggggagggggcagagaaGGGTGAAGCCTTTCGGTCATCTTTGCAGTGTGCCATAAAGGGTTAGGTGAGGGGTTGAACCCCAACTGTCTTCAAGAGATCTGCCCTGTGTAGGCAGTACCAAAAAACTTAGATGCTTTTTGGCCCAACTGAAGCGTGTAAATGGCACCTGCTTAACCTCAGGcataaaagcaagagaaaagtaTGTCTGAGTACGTTTCAGACAGGTGTAAATCAAAGGGAATTTAGGTGAGCTGAACTAAATTAAGTACTGGGTGAGCTAGAATACAGgtgagaagaattaaaaaaaaatacgcATTTCCAATCCCCAGAATAGGATCCAATATTCAATGTACATATGATCTTTAAGTACTGTAATGTAGATCTCTAAAAACCCTCTAATATCTTGTCTTCAAAAAGCTTATACTCTGTTACCCAATTTAAATGAGTTAGAAGCGGCaagttttaatttcagtctTTGGTAATCTGGCACTTTCTTGCAGTACACTAACAGACTTTATTGCACTGGTAATTTTAGATACTGCtgtattattgttattgtaCTTGgcttttatctgcattttatgTTGCTACACAATGAGGTGacattctgaaaagaaactaaCCTAAAGAAATTTGAAAACCTTAGATTACTTTAAAGGGTTGGctaatattttatctttctgttttttttaaaactttggaAGCTTTCAGATAATTGCACCATTTTTTAGAGTGATCTTAAAAGTTAACCcaaaaaagtttaaatgaatTATCTCTTTTCACATACTCTGTCTTCTCAATTTGTTTTAGTGCACACGATAATGATGTGAAggaagcaaacaagcaaaaaggaCAACATGCTCAGTCTGCCCAGCACGCTGTATTTCAGACCCCAGCTCCAACTCCCCAGCAGGCTAATGCTCAACAGCACGTACCACAGTATCTCCAAGGTCATCAGTCTTC
Proteins encoded in this region:
- the CCNJ gene encoding cyclin-J isoform X3, with product MDRYDISIQQLHVVALSCLLLASKFEEKEDSVPKLEQLNSLGCMTNMNLVLTKQNLLHMELLLLETFQWNLCLPTAAHFIDYYLSIAVHETDLHDGWPMVCLEKTKLYMAKYADYFLEVSLQDHAFLNYAPSLVATACVASSRIILRLSPTWPTRLHHLTAYSWDFLVPCIERLLIAHDNDVKEANKQKGQHAQSAQHAVFQTPAPTPQQANAQQHVPQYLQGHQSSLQYHHQTSQQQNCQQIPSSNHTASYPLQTCPAALQSSAQARGHVQTGAAMSLAVPLEVKPCISVSYNRSYQVNGRYSCITPCFER
- the CCNJ gene encoding cyclin-J isoform X1, translating into MELEAQWWTGQLAADIHQALRYKELKLPSYKGQSPQLHLRRYFADLIAIVSNRFRLCPAARHLAVYLLDLFMDRYDISIQQLHVVALSCLLLASKFEEKEDSVPKLEQLNSLGCMTNMNLVLTKQNLLHMELLLLETFQWNLCLPTAAHFIDYYLSIAVHETDLHDGWPMVCLEKTKLYMAKYADYFLEVSLQDHAFLNYAPSLVATACVASSRIILRLSPTWPTRLHHLTAYSWDFLVPCIERLLIAHDNDVKEANKQKGQHAQSAQHAVFQTPAPTPQQANAQQHVPQYLQGHQSSLQYHHQTSQQQNCQQIPSSNHTASYPLQTCPAALQSSAQARGHVQTGAAMSLAVPLEVKPCISVSYNRSYQVNGRYSCITPCFER
- the CCNJ gene encoding cyclin-J isoform X2, whose amino-acid sequence is MSGVSLLKELKLPSYKGQSPQLHLRRYFADLIAIVSNRFRLCPAARHLAVYLLDLFMDRYDISIQQLHVVALSCLLLASKFEEKEDSVPKLEQLNSLGCMTNMNLVLTKQNLLHMELLLLETFQWNLCLPTAAHFIDYYLSIAVHETDLHDGWPMVCLEKTKLYMAKYADYFLEVSLQDHAFLNYAPSLVATACVASSRIILRLSPTWPTRLHHLTAYSWDFLVPCIERLLIAHDNDVKEANKQKGQHAQSAQHAVFQTPAPTPQQANAQQHVPQYLQGHQSSLQYHHQTSQQQNCQQIPSSNHTASYPLQTCPAALQSSAQARGHVQTGAAMSLAVPLEVKPCISVSYNRSYQVNGRYSCITPCFER